Proteins from one Mercurialis annua linkage group LG7, ddMerAnnu1.2, whole genome shotgun sequence genomic window:
- the LOC126656343 gene encoding uncharacterized protein At4g13230, producing the protein MATLPSLATAFPKCGQIGALVMRTPWSSRVFVPIKTRHFQATPYNAASNAADHASQATKQGMNEAKNVGQDVKNKAASTAEDVSNKAKQVAGDATKTAQDVAQKGKETVQDAWESVKDTTQKIKDNVVGKAGESKEFVKDNADSVKRSMNSKN; encoded by the exons ATGGCAACCCTACCCTCTTTAGCAACTGCTTTTCCTAAGTGTGGCCAAATTGGTGCACTCGTAATGAGGACCCCATGGAGCTCCAGAGTTTTTGTTCCTATCAAAACAAGGCATTTTCAG GCAACACCATACAATGCGGCGTCAAATGCAGCCGATCATGCTTCTCAAGCGACGAAACAAGGAATGAACGAGGCAAAGAATGTCGGGCAAGATGTGAAAAACAAGGCGGCTTCAACCGCAGAAGAt GTAAGCAACAAAGCAAAACAAGTAGCAGGAGATGCAACAAAAACAGCACAAGATGTGGCACAGAAAGGAAAAGAAACAGTGCAAGATGCTTGGGAATCTGTCAAAGACACCACACAGAAGATCAAAGATAATGTTGTAGGCAAAGCTGGGGAATCTAAAGAATTTGTCAAAGATAATGCTGATTCTGTCAAGCGTAGCATGAACTccaaaaattga
- the LOC126657444 gene encoding uncharacterized protein LOC126657444 yields the protein MTENRVYGVPAPENNRVKQPGALMPVRFNTYLLRRYFVRDHGIALSLPPGELDGASIFMPIGDSQQVLDIGKTLQSKTMTAIGVPESEHLEIMEKIESELRKNNNISRIIVDVWIPTWQECDYDDYLTLSRAYEGDDELVIISRDDELFSSPATESSVDALEKFVVVEDDDRVECRVCLEAIEVSESAIRMPCLHVYHQNCIVKWLHQRHSCPICRHELPAELGFEDDMEE from the coding sequence ATGACAGAAAATAGGGTTTATGGCGTTCCGGCGCCGGAAAATAACCGAGTTAAGCAACCAGGTGCCCTAATGCCAGTACGTTTCAACACCTACCTTCTCCGGAGATACTTCGTCCGCGATCACGGCATAGCTCTCTCTTTACCACCCGGAGAGCTTGATGGAGCTTCGATCTTCATGCCCATTGGTGATTCACAACAAGTCCTCGATATAGGAAAAACGCTACAGAGCAAAACGATGACGGCCATCGGAGTTCCAGAGTCCGAACATCTCGAGATTATGGAGAAAATCGAGTcagaattgagaaaaaataataatatcagtCGGATTATAGTTGACGTATGGATTCCGACTTGGCAAGAATGTGATTATGATGATTATTTAACGTTGTCAAGAGCTTATGAAGGTGATGATGAACTAGTGATAATTAGTAGAGATGATGAACTATTTTCATCTCCGGCTACTGAATCATCTGTTGATGCCTTGGAGAAATTTGTGGTTGTTGAGGATGATGATCGTGTTGAATGTAGGGTTTGTCTCGAAGCGATTGAGGTTAGCGAGTCGGCGATTCGGATGCCATGTTTGCATGTTTATCATCAGAATTGTATTGTTAAGTGGCTGCATCAGAGGCATTCTTGTCCGATTTGCCGGCATGAGTTGCCTGCTGAATTAGGGTTTGAAGATGATATGGAAGAGTAG